A genome region from Paludibacterium sp. B53371 includes the following:
- a CDS encoding GGDEF domain-containing protein, whose amino-acid sequence MVFLLAVTSLLLLLVLGLVLPGGLRARRWLEALPDAVLVVDAHGIIRHANARCRFLHPDAPAGLIGTPILQWLPQGNILQAPVWRALMLAQDSCASGSLGQHDWQAAADQLLPLVITASALPQQHAVLLVLRRPQDQFPDHPQYYLAAKLLQSAESDAGIGSWVLHSESGRLEWSQAVHDIFGTDPRDFVPTEEGYFRCVHPEDRQRVREDLNRLMQGGQPFDIEYRIVRPDGQVRHLLERNHIHQLANGQIDHLWGTVIDMTEHKQLKTQLQLSQLAVEHSSEGIAIADADMQWLYVNPALAGMCEQLPGMAPHFLLPGVDRALSAGDLQAMLADGQDWQGELRIWRPDRPPLPVLVSVTRLAANDSGAHSVWVLTDISRIKEAERKLRMLAFFDGLTGLANRTLFAEQLQRQLQTGTGLALAFIDLNGFKQINDALGHEAGDLVLCEVAQQLQSVCQPGDLVARWGGDEFALLLTHGATLAELQPQLHALRHRIHLVRQAGTRTLTVNASIGVAFYSDRTAGSEQLVQRADQAMYQAKAQGGAALWLQDEDGLRPLPQRP is encoded by the coding sequence TTGGTTTTCTTGCTTGCCGTGACCAGCCTGCTGTTGCTGCTGGTCCTTGGTCTGGTCCTCCCGGGCGGGCTGCGCGCGCGCCGTTGGCTGGAGGCCCTGCCGGATGCCGTGCTGGTGGTAGACGCGCACGGCATCATCCGCCATGCCAACGCCCGCTGCCGCTTTTTGCATCCGGATGCGCCGGCAGGTTTGATCGGCACCCCCATCCTGCAATGGCTGCCACAGGGCAATATTCTGCAAGCCCCGGTTTGGCGTGCGCTGATGCTGGCGCAAGACTCCTGCGCCAGCGGCAGTCTGGGACAGCATGACTGGCAGGCCGCGGCGGATCAGCTCCTGCCGCTGGTGATCACGGCCAGTGCCCTGCCGCAGCAGCACGCGGTGCTGCTGGTGCTGCGGCGTCCTCAGGATCAGTTCCCCGATCACCCGCAGTACTATCTGGCCGCCAAGCTGCTGCAGAGTGCGGAAAGTGACGCCGGCATCGGCTCCTGGGTGTTGCACAGCGAGAGCGGGCGGCTGGAGTGGAGCCAGGCGGTGCACGATATTTTCGGTACGGACCCGCGTGATTTCGTGCCGACCGAAGAAGGGTATTTCCGCTGTGTCCACCCGGAGGACCGCCAGCGGGTACGCGAGGATCTGAACCGGCTGATGCAGGGGGGCCAGCCGTTTGATATCGAGTATCGCATCGTGCGGCCGGACGGGCAGGTTCGCCATTTGCTGGAGCGCAATCATATTCACCAGCTGGCCAATGGCCAGATCGATCATCTGTGGGGCACGGTGATCGACATGACCGAGCACAAGCAGCTGAAGACGCAGCTGCAGTTGTCGCAGCTGGCGGTGGAGCACAGTTCGGAAGGGATTGCCATTGCCGATGCCGATATGCAGTGGCTGTATGTCAATCCGGCGCTGGCGGGCATGTGCGAGCAGTTGCCGGGGATGGCACCGCATTTTTTGTTGCCCGGGGTCGATCGCGCCCTGAGTGCCGGTGATCTGCAGGCCATGCTGGCCGACGGACAGGACTGGCAGGGGGAGCTGCGAATCTGGCGGCCGGACCGCCCGCCCCTGCCGGTGCTGGTTTCGGTCACGCGGCTGGCCGCCAATGACAGTGGCGCCCATTCGGTGTGGGTGCTGACGGATATCAGCCGCATCAAGGAGGCCGAGCGCAAGCTACGCATGCTGGCGTTCTTCGACGGACTGACCGGCCTGGCCAACCGGACCTTGTTTGCCGAGCAGTTGCAGCGGCAGCTACAGACCGGCACAGGGCTGGCGCTGGCTTTCATCGATCTGAATGGCTTCAAGCAGATCAATGATGCCCTGGGCCATGAGGCTGGTGATCTGGTGCTGTGCGAAGTGGCTCAGCAGCTGCAGTCGGTGTGCCAGCCCGGGGATCTGGTGGCGCGCTGGGGCGGTGACGAGTTTGCCTTGCTGCTGACACACGGCGCGACACTGGCGGAATTGCAGCCGCAGTTGCATGCGCTGCGCCACCGTATCCATCTGGTGCGTCAGGCCGGGACGCGTACGCTGACGGTCAATGCCAGCATCGGCGTGGCCTTTTATTCCGACCGGACGGCCGGCAGCGAGCAGCTGGTTCAGCGGGCGGATCAGGCGATGTATCAGGCCAAGGCACAGGGCGGCGCAGCGCTCTGGTTGCAGGATGAAGACGGACTGCGCCCGCTGCCGCAACGGCCGTGA
- a CDS encoding GAF domain-containing protein has translation MIYHPPGALSEPSSSMNVLRELLFTDIEPEDRIDILAAYCRTRFDVYKAMITVIHAEQQWVKRHRELVEIFIPETFSFCHQTLADGNVFEVPDTLQDPRFSDHTLVCQEPRVRYYIGTPLALQPDKPFGTLCLLDFKPKHLSWEDKVHLRKVARLMAEDMLQSRLVPPEVAGTG, from the coding sequence ATGATCTATCATCCACCTGGCGCCCTGTCCGAGCCGAGTTCCAGCATGAACGTCCTGCGTGAGTTGTTGTTTACCGATATTGAACCGGAAGACCGCATTGATATTCTGGCGGCCTACTGTCGCACCCGCTTTGATGTTTACAAGGCGATGATCACCGTCATCCATGCCGAACAGCAGTGGGTGAAGCGCCACCGCGAGCTGGTGGAGATCTTTATTCCGGAGACCTTCAGCTTCTGCCATCAGACCCTGGCCGACGGCAATGTGTTTGAAGTCCCGGATACCCTGCAGGACCCCCGCTTCAGCGATCACACCCTGGTATGCCAGGAGCCCAGGGTGCGCTACTACATCGGCACGCCGCTGGCGCTTCAGCCAGACAAGCCGTTCGGCACGCTCTGCCTGCTGGACTTCAAGCCCAAGCACTTGTCCTGGGAGGACAAGGTACATTTGCGCAAGGTGGCGCGCCTGATGGCGGAAGACATGCTGCAAAGCCGTCTGGTGCCGCCCGAGGTGGCCGGCACCGGCTGA
- a CDS encoding TMEM165/GDT1 family protein — protein sequence MLQSFLVSTSLVALAEVGDKTQLLSLILAARYRKPLPIMLGVLVATLVNHACAGGVGALLADLLNPKILNWLIVASFVLMSGWILIPDKLDEDEVSLPKRAMGVFATTVVVFFLAEMGDKTQVVTIALAARYQDYFSVVAGTTIGMMLANVPVIYLGSRFAERLPTRKVHLLAAAIFVVLGLLALHHAVTTTPLWG from the coding sequence ATGCTGCAATCTTTTCTTGTTTCGACCAGTCTGGTGGCCCTGGCAGAAGTGGGTGACAAAACCCAGTTGCTGTCGCTGATCCTGGCCGCGCGTTATCGCAAACCCCTGCCCATCATGCTGGGTGTCCTGGTGGCCACCCTGGTCAATCACGCCTGTGCCGGCGGCGTCGGCGCCTTGTTGGCCGATCTGCTGAATCCCAAAATCCTCAACTGGCTCATTGTGGCATCGTTCGTGCTGATGTCGGGCTGGATCCTGATTCCCGACAAACTGGACGAGGACGAAGTCAGCCTGCCCAAGCGCGCCATGGGGGTGTTTGCCACCACGGTCGTGGTGTTCTTCCTGGCAGAAATGGGCGACAAGACCCAGGTGGTGACCATCGCCCTGGCGGCACGCTATCAGGATTACTTCAGCGTGGTGGCCGGCACCACCATCGGCATGATGCTGGCCAATGTCCCGGTCATCTATCTGGGCAGCCGGTTTGCCGAGCGTCTGCCGACCCGGAAAGTACACTTGCTGGCTGCGGCCATCTTCGTCGTACTCGGTCTGTTGGCCCTGCATCATGCCGTGACCACCACCCCGCTGTGGGGCTGA
- a CDS encoding bacteriocin codes for MKQVICHQMRVISEEELAQVYGGGIEAGGLADRIKNGAQRVLSGSAGCVAGAQRAAQGRSPGRYPG; via the coding sequence ATGAAACAAGTGATTTGCCATCAAATGCGGGTTATCAGCGAAGAGGAGTTGGCGCAGGTGTATGGGGGAGGTATTGAGGCTGGAGGTTTGGCTGATCGAATCAAGAATGGTGCTCAGAGAGTCCTCAGTGGCAGTGCAGGGTGCGTCGCAGGGGCTCAGCGCGCTGCGCAAGGAAGGAGTCCTGGCCGATACCCGGGGTAG
- a CDS encoding TcdA/TcdB catalytic glycosyltransferase domain-containing protein, which translates to MPRFHCHDQKKRAAALALRFEALLACGAEREIIAILRDEARAHPGPPPGSQLLQDVFFIWIGCLPPAALAYIDVWKEALQGKGSVRIYYDSHFLLFNHYRRLFHALYPLRTDTPAAEWIQYQDHFKRLIDAGMMQGKTFDQALIGACAQLAPRESARLQADLLLSQQRLAALQCQYVLRDIRQERGLFFEPFFARIYHQELCLRANAAAAADILRLLLLYRHGGVYVDVDTLPSLDGVFGPLSDQANGNIQSIVRAELFLQRRQSLRPAGPAAPDADDCYRQALQAQAPHLLASLHHLAGRWDGTPLPAPRIHAREHLLAMAAMASCGQFNNNLLAALPGSRLVRILLREIKRRYRFLFRYRLEHGPQPDLPAHHYLARLRDYRYDALQEQDHVTLFLTGPVMMLEVLLGMAYSVLDLDQRVSPLAMSYVLRLDSLGIACTEQTAYTPEHMRSSWM; encoded by the coding sequence TTGCCACGATTCCACTGCCATGATCAGAAAAAACGGGCTGCGGCACTGGCCCTTCGCTTCGAAGCCTTGCTCGCTTGCGGCGCAGAGCGGGAAATTATCGCCATACTGCGCGATGAGGCCCGGGCGCATCCCGGTCCGCCACCAGGCAGCCAGTTGCTGCAGGACGTTTTCTTCATCTGGATTGGCTGTCTGCCGCCCGCCGCCCTGGCCTATATCGACGTCTGGAAGGAAGCCCTGCAGGGCAAGGGCAGCGTGCGTATTTATTACGACAGCCATTTTTTGCTGTTCAACCACTACCGCCGGCTGTTCCATGCGCTCTATCCGCTGCGTACCGATACGCCGGCAGCGGAGTGGATTCAATACCAGGATCACTTCAAGCGCCTGATCGATGCCGGAATGATGCAGGGGAAGACCTTTGATCAGGCGCTGATCGGTGCCTGCGCCCAACTGGCGCCGCGCGAATCCGCCAGGCTGCAGGCGGATCTGCTCTTGTCGCAACAACGCCTGGCAGCGCTGCAGTGTCAGTATGTGCTGCGGGATATCCGCCAGGAGCGCGGTTTGTTTTTCGAGCCGTTCTTTGCGCGGATTTATCATCAGGAGCTCTGTCTGCGCGCCAATGCGGCAGCGGCGGCTGACATCCTGCGGCTGTTGCTGCTCTACCGGCATGGCGGCGTGTATGTCGACGTGGACACCCTGCCCTCGCTGGACGGCGTCTTCGGCCCCCTGTCGGATCAGGCCAACGGCAACATTCAGTCGATTGTCCGGGCCGAACTGTTCCTGCAACGGCGTCAGTCGCTCAGGCCGGCAGGCCCTGCTGCCCCGGACGCGGATGACTGCTATCGGCAAGCCCTGCAGGCGCAGGCACCGCATCTGCTGGCCAGCCTGCACCACCTGGCCGGGCGCTGGGATGGCACCCCCCTGCCCGCCCCCCGCATCCATGCCCGTGAGCATCTGCTGGCCATGGCCGCCATGGCCTCCTGCGGGCAGTTCAACAACAATCTGCTGGCGGCCCTGCCCGGCTCGAGACTGGTGCGCATCCTGCTGCGCGAGATCAAGCGGCGCTATCGCTTTCTGTTCCGTTATCGACTGGAGCACGGGCCACAGCCGGATCTGCCGGCACACCATTATCTGGCGCGGTTGCGTGACTATCGTTACGACGCCTTGCAGGAGCAGGATCATGTCACCCTGTTCCTGACCGGCCCGGTCATGATGCTGGAGGTGCTGCTGGGCATGGCTTACAGCGTGCTGGATCTGGATCAGCGGGTCAGCCCGCTGGCGATGTCTTATGTACTGCGGCTGGACAGCCTGGGGATTGCCTGCACCGAACAGACCGCCTATACCCCGGAGCACATGCGTTCATCGTGGATGTGA
- the glmS gene encoding glutamine--fructose-6-phosphate transaminase (isomerizing), translated as MCGIVGAIADHNVVPLLVEGLKRLEYRGYDSAGIAVLSNGAIERVRRVGRVAEMENAAAEQQLQGFLGIGHTRWATHGGVTEPNAHPHVSHGQIAVVHNGIIENHEAQRERLKALGYVFESQTDTEVIAHLVHHTLQQTGNLFDAVQLAVRELIGAYAIGVVSLAQPDELVCARMGCPLLIGLGEGQNYIASDVSAILSATRRVIFMEDGDLAHLTRHSVKVIDAAGQPVERKIHVSDVSLSSLELGPYSHFMQKEIHEQPKALSDTIEAVLETGFSPALFGEHAASILGQLEGVKILACGTSYYAGLTAKYWIESIAGILCDVEIASEYRYREAWCHPNHLVVTISQSGETLDTMEALKYAKQLGARHALSICNVQESAIPRSSDLVFYTRAGAEIGVASTKAFTTQLVALFTLAVTLGKQRGRVDAAAEAAYLEDLRHLPGSVQHALNLEPQIKAWSERFAPKNDALFLGRGLHYPIALEGALKLKEISYIHAEAYPAGELKHGPLALVDQNMPVVVIAPNDTLLEKVKSNMQEVRARGGELFVFADLDSHFSESEGVHVIRTPRHVGVLSPVVHAIPVQMLAYHVALARGTDVDKPRNLAKSVTVE; from the coding sequence ATGTGTGGAATCGTAGGCGCCATCGCCGACCATAACGTTGTGCCCCTGCTGGTTGAAGGGCTGAAGCGCCTGGAATACCGCGGCTACGACTCGGCCGGCATCGCCGTGCTGAGCAACGGTGCCATCGAGCGCGTGCGCCGGGTCGGCCGCGTGGCCGAAATGGAAAATGCCGCGGCCGAACAGCAACTGCAAGGTTTTCTGGGCATTGGCCACACCCGCTGGGCGACGCATGGCGGCGTGACCGAACCCAATGCTCACCCGCATGTGTCGCATGGCCAGATCGCCGTGGTCCATAACGGCATCATCGAAAACCACGAAGCTCAGCGCGAACGCCTCAAGGCCCTGGGTTATGTCTTTGAGTCGCAGACCGACACCGAAGTCATTGCCCACCTGGTGCACCACACCCTGCAACAGACCGGCAATCTGTTCGATGCCGTGCAGCTGGCAGTGCGCGAACTGATCGGCGCCTACGCCATCGGCGTGGTCTCGCTGGCGCAGCCGGACGAACTGGTGTGCGCGCGCATGGGCTGCCCGCTGCTGATCGGCCTGGGCGAAGGCCAAAACTACATCGCCTCCGATGTCTCTGCCATCCTGTCCGCCACCCGGCGCGTGATCTTCATGGAAGACGGCGATCTGGCCCACCTGACCCGCCACAGCGTCAAGGTCATCGATGCTGCCGGTCAGCCGGTCGAACGCAAGATCCACGTCTCCGACGTTTCGCTGTCCTCGCTGGAGCTTGGCCCCTACAGCCACTTCATGCAGAAGGAAATCCACGAACAGCCCAAGGCCCTGTCCGATACCATCGAAGCCGTGCTGGAAACCGGCTTCAGCCCGGCACTGTTCGGCGAACACGCCGCCAGCATCCTCGGCCAGCTTGAAGGCGTCAAAATTCTCGCCTGCGGCACCAGCTACTACGCCGGCCTGACCGCCAAATACTGGATCGAAAGCATTGCCGGCATCCTGTGCGACGTCGAAATCGCCAGCGAATACCGCTACCGCGAAGCCTGGTGCCACCCTAACCACCTGGTGGTCACCATCTCGCAATCCGGCGAAACCCTCGACACCATGGAAGCGCTCAAGTACGCCAAGCAGCTGGGCGCCCGCCATGCCCTGTCGATCTGCAACGTGCAGGAAAGCGCCATTCCCCGTTCCTCCGATCTGGTGTTCTATACCCGTGCCGGCGCCGAAATCGGCGTCGCCTCGACCAAGGCCTTCACCACCCAGCTGGTCGCCCTGTTCACCCTGGCCGTGACCCTGGGCAAACAGCGCGGTCGCGTCGATGCCGCCGCCGAAGCTGCCTATCTGGAAGACCTGCGCCACCTGCCGGGCAGTGTGCAGCATGCCCTCAACCTCGAACCGCAGATCAAGGCATGGTCCGAGCGCTTCGCGCCCAAGAACGACGCCCTGTTCCTCGGCCGCGGCCTGCACTACCCGATCGCCCTTGAAGGCGCGCTCAAGCTCAAGGAAATCTCCTACATCCATGCCGAAGCCTACCCGGCCGGCGAGCTCAAGCACGGCCCGCTGGCCCTGGTCGACCAGAACATGCCAGTGGTGGTGATCGCCCCCAACGACACCTTGCTGGAAAAGGTCAAATCCAATATGCAGGAAGTGCGTGCCCGCGGTGGTGAGCTGTTCGTGTTTGCCGACCTCGACAGTCACTTCAGCGAATCCGAAGGCGTCCACGTCATCCGCACCCCGCGTCACGTCGGCGTGCTGTCCCCGGTGGTGCATGCCATTCCGGTCCAGATGCTCGCCTACCACGTGGCCCTGGCGCGCGGCACCGACGTCGACAAGCCGCGTAACCTGGCCAAGAGCGTGACGGTGGAGTAA
- the glmU gene encoding bifunctional UDP-N-acetylglucosamine diphosphorylase/glucosamine-1-phosphate N-acetyltransferase GlmU, protein MQRPSVVILAAGKGKRMYSTLPKVLHPIAGEPMLAHVIRTARALNPERLVVVYGHGGDQVRARITDSDILWVEQTEQLGTGHALKMALPALPDEGTTLVLYGDVPLTRPETLHDLLSAAGDSMAVLTDIVANPAGYGRIVRDQDGSPVAIVEDKDCNPAQREINEINTGILALPNRCLAGWLGRLGNQNAQGEYYLTDVLGMAHGDGLKVGSAVVPHSYEAAGVNNKVQLAELERIYQGNRALALMQAGVTLLDPARIDIRGELQHGMDVTIDVNCVFEGQVTLGDNVRIGSHCVLKNVTVAAGTQIAPFSVLEDAVVGADCKIGPYARLRPGAELADQVHIGNFVEVKKSHIGLGSKVNHLTYIGDASIGSKVNVGAGCVTVNYNGVDKFRTVVEDNVFVGSGTLMVAPVTLEQGATVGAGSVITKTAPAGELTVARARQVTIPGWQRPKKKS, encoded by the coding sequence ATGCAACGTCCAAGCGTCGTGATTCTCGCTGCCGGCAAAGGCAAGCGCATGTATTCCACCCTGCCCAAAGTCCTGCACCCGATTGCCGGCGAACCGATGCTGGCCCATGTTATCCGCACCGCGCGCGCCCTCAATCCCGAGCGCCTGGTCGTGGTGTATGGCCACGGCGGCGACCAGGTGCGCGCCCGCATCACCGACAGCGACATCCTCTGGGTTGAGCAGACAGAACAACTCGGCACCGGCCACGCCCTCAAGATGGCCCTGCCCGCACTGCCGGACGAAGGCACCACACTCGTGCTGTACGGCGACGTGCCGCTGACCCGACCGGAAACCCTGCACGACCTGCTCAGCGCCGCCGGCGACAGCATGGCGGTCCTGACCGACATCGTCGCCAACCCGGCCGGCTATGGCCGCATTGTGCGCGACCAGGACGGCAGCCCGGTTGCCATTGTCGAAGACAAGGACTGCAACCCGGCCCAGCGCGAGATCAACGAAATCAACACCGGCATCCTGGCCCTGCCCAACCGCTGCCTGGCCGGCTGGCTCGGCCGTCTCGGCAACCAGAATGCCCAGGGCGAGTACTACCTGACCGATGTGCTCGGCATGGCCCACGGCGATGGTCTGAAAGTCGGCAGTGCGGTGGTACCGCACTCCTACGAAGCCGCCGGCGTCAACAACAAGGTCCAGCTGGCCGAACTGGAACGCATCTACCAGGGCAACCGCGCCCTGGCCCTGATGCAGGCCGGCGTCACCCTGCTCGACCCGGCACGCATCGACATTCGCGGCGAGCTGCAGCACGGCATGGATGTCACCATCGACGTCAACTGTGTGTTCGAAGGCCAGGTGACCCTGGGTGACAACGTCCGCATCGGTTCGCACTGTGTGCTGAAGAACGTCACCGTCGCCGCCGGCACCCAGATTGCCCCCTTCAGCGTGCTGGAAGACGCCGTGGTCGGTGCCGACTGCAAGATCGGCCCCTACGCCCGCCTGCGCCCGGGTGCCGAACTGGCCGATCAGGTCCACATCGGCAACTTTGTCGAGGTCAAAAAGAGCCACATTGGCCTTGGCAGCAAGGTCAACCATCTGACCTATATCGGCGACGCCAGCATCGGCAGCAAGGTTAACGTCGGCGCCGGCTGCGTGACCGTCAACTACAATGGCGTAGACAAATTCCGTACCGTGGTTGAGGACAACGTCTTCGTCGGCTCCGGTACCCTGATGGTCGCGCCGGTCACCCTGGAGCAGGGCGCCACCGTCGGCGCCGGCTCGGTGATCACCAAGACCGCCCCGGCTGGTGAACTGACCGTGGCCCGTGCCCGTCAGGTCACCATCCCCGGCTGGCAGCGCCCGAAAAAGAAAAGCTGA
- a CDS encoding F0F1 ATP synthase subunit epsilon, translating to MSKMQVEVVSSEQLIFSGEAEFLVAPAQEGEIGVYPRHIPLLTTIRPGILRLTVPGSKEEVLVAVSGGVMEVQPEIVTVLADTAIRGEDLDEARANEAKRNAEDALKKASDDQSTARAHAALATAIAELKALDYLRKRHH from the coding sequence ATGTCCAAGATGCAGGTAGAAGTGGTCAGCTCCGAACAGCTCATCTTTTCCGGTGAGGCCGAATTTCTGGTCGCGCCGGCACAAGAGGGTGAAATCGGTGTGTACCCGCGCCACATTCCGCTGCTGACCACCATCCGGCCAGGCATTCTTCGCCTGACCGTACCGGGCAGCAAGGAAGAAGTCCTGGTGGCGGTCTCCGGTGGCGTCATGGAAGTGCAGCCGGAAATCGTTACGGTCCTGGCAGATACCGCCATCCGTGGCGAAGACCTCGACGAAGCGCGCGCCAATGAGGCCAAGCGCAACGCCGAAGATGCGCTGAAGAAAGCCAGCGACGACCAGTCGACCGCGCGTGCTCACGCCGCGCTGGCGACGGCCATCGCCGAGCTCAAGGCGCTGGACTACCTTCGCAAGCGTCACCATTAA
- the atpD gene encoding F0F1 ATP synthase subunit beta translates to MSQGKIVQIIGAVVDVEFPRDAMPKVYDALKLVDHDLTLEVQQQLGDGVVRTIAMGSSDGLKRGLAVTNTGAAITVPVGNATLGRIMDVLGNPVDEAGPVASEETRAIHQSAPKFDELSSSTELLETGIKVIDLLCPFAKGGKVGLFGGAGVGKTVNMMELINNIAKAHSGLSVFAGVGERTREGNDFYHEMKDSNVLDKVAMVYGQMNEPPGNRLRVALTGLTMAEYFRDQKDASGKGRDVLLFIDNIYRYTLAGTEVSALLGRMPSAVGYQPTLAEEMGRLQERITSTRTGSITSIQAVYVPADDLTDPSPATTFAHLDATVVLSRDIASLGIYPAVDPLDSTSRQLDPLVVGEEHYTVARGVQSTLQRYKELRDIIAILGMDELSPEDKLIVARARKIQRFLSQPFHVAEVFTGSPGKYVSLKDTIKGFKAILAGEYDHLPEQAFYMLGSIEEAVERAKTLN, encoded by the coding sequence ATGAGCCAAGGCAAAATCGTACAAATCATTGGCGCCGTCGTCGACGTGGAGTTTCCGCGCGACGCCATGCCAAAGGTTTATGATGCCCTGAAGCTGGTAGACCACGACCTGACCCTGGAAGTCCAGCAACAGCTGGGTGACGGCGTCGTGCGTACCATCGCCATGGGCAGCTCCGACGGTCTGAAGCGTGGACTGGCAGTAACCAACACCGGCGCGGCCATCACCGTACCGGTTGGCAATGCCACCCTGGGCCGCATCATGGACGTACTGGGCAACCCGGTTGACGAAGCCGGTCCGGTTGCTTCCGAAGAAACCCGCGCCATTCACCAGTCCGCACCGAAGTTCGACGAACTGTCGAGCTCGACCGAACTGCTGGAAACCGGCATCAAGGTGATTGACCTGCTGTGCCCGTTCGCCAAGGGCGGTAAGGTCGGTCTGTTCGGCGGTGCCGGTGTGGGCAAGACCGTCAACATGATGGAACTGATCAACAACATCGCCAAGGCACACTCGGGTCTGTCCGTGTTTGCCGGCGTGGGTGAGCGTACCCGTGAGGGCAACGACTTCTACCACGAAATGAAGGACTCCAACGTCCTCGACAAGGTAGCGATGGTGTACGGTCAGATGAACGAGCCGCCGGGCAACCGTCTGCGCGTCGCCCTGACCGGCCTGACCATGGCCGAGTACTTCCGCGACCAGAAGGACGCTTCCGGCAAGGGCCGTGACGTACTGCTGTTCATCGACAACATTTATCGCTACACCCTGGCCGGTACCGAAGTTTCCGCCCTGCTGGGTCGTATGCCGTCCGCCGTGGGCTACCAGCCGACGCTGGCCGAAGAAATGGGTCGACTGCAAGAGCGTATTACCTCGACCCGTACCGGCTCGATCACCTCCATCCAGGCCGTTTACGTGCCTGCCGATGACTTGACCGACCCGTCCCCGGCCACCACCTTCGCCCACCTGGACGCTACCGTGGTGCTGTCGCGTGACATCGCCTCGCTGGGTATCTATCCGGCCGTCGATCCGCTCGACTCCACCTCGCGTCAGCTGGATCCGCTGGTTGTCGGCGAAGAGCACTACACCGTTGCCCGCGGCGTGCAGTCCACCCTGCAACGCTACAAGGAACTGCGTGACATCATCGCGATTCTGGGCATGGACGAACTGTCGCCGGAAGACAAGCTGATCGTGGCTCGCGCCCGTAAGATCCAGCGCTTCCTGTCGCAGCCGTTCCACGTGGCCGAAGTGTTCACCGGCTCCCCGGGCAAGTACGTGTCCCTCAAGGACACCATCAAGGGCTTCAAGGCTATTCTCGCCGGCGAGTACGACCATCTTCCGGAACAGGCATTCTACATGCTGGGTTCCATTGAAGAGGCGGTTGAAAGAGCCAAGACCCTTAACTAA
- the atpG gene encoding F0F1 ATP synthase subunit gamma, whose translation MAVGKEILTKIRSVQNTQKITRAMQMVSTSKMRKTQERMRTARPYAEKVRTVMGHLAMANMTDVLHPMLVQRPVKRAGVILITSDKGLCGGLNVNTLKRFFAQVKSLTDEGIEVDVCCLGQKGLAACQRAGLNIAASATQLGDVPKMEHLIGPLRVLFEKYAAGELDVIHVVYSKFINTMKQEPVDEQLVPVKPKQMVVESGPSWDYLYEPDALAVLEVLVRRYLESVVYQALAENMASEQAARMVAMKAATDNAGNAIKQLRLVYNKSRQAAITTELSEIVAGAAAV comes from the coding sequence ATGGCAGTCGGCAAAGAGATTCTCACCAAGATCCGCAGCGTGCAAAACACGCAGAAGATCACTCGCGCGATGCAGATGGTGTCGACCTCCAAGATGCGCAAGACGCAGGAACGCATGCGCACTGCCCGTCCTTACGCCGAAAAGGTGCGCACCGTCATGGGCCACCTGGCCATGGCCAACATGACCGACGTGCTGCACCCGATGCTGGTGCAGCGCCCGGTCAAGCGTGCCGGGGTGATCCTGATCACCTCCGACAAGGGCCTGTGCGGCGGCCTGAACGTCAACACCCTGAAGCGATTCTTCGCCCAGGTGAAGTCGTTGACCGACGAGGGCATCGAGGTAGACGTGTGCTGCCTGGGACAGAAAGGTCTGGCAGCTTGCCAGCGTGCAGGTCTGAACATCGCGGCCAGCGCCACCCAGCTGGGTGACGTGCCGAAGATGGAACACCTGATCGGTCCCCTGCGTGTGCTGTTCGAGAAATATGCGGCAGGCGAACTGGATGTCATCCACGTGGTGTACTCCAAGTTCATCAACACCATGAAGCAGGAGCCGGTGGACGAGCAGCTGGTCCCGGTCAAGCCGAAGCAGATGGTGGTGGAAAGCGGTCCGTCGTGGGATTACCTCTACGAACCGGATGCACTCGCAGTACTGGAAGTGCTGGTGCGTCGTTACCTGGAATCGGTGGTTTACCAGGCTCTGGCCGAGAACATGGCATCAGAGCAGGCCGCGCGCATGGTCGCGATGAAGGCCGCTACCGACAACGCGGGTAACGCCATCAAGCAACTGCGCCTTGTGTACAACAAGTCGCGCCAGGCAGCGATTACCACCGAACTGTCCGAAATCGTGGCCGGTGCCGCCGCGGTCTGA